The nucleotide window TGCTAATTGGTTGATAAATTAATCGTAGAAAAACCTGCTAATTTTGCCTTTTCTTCCTGAGACAGGAGTTCAAAATCAAAAATTAATACAGCATCATCTGATTCATTTATGGAAATCTGTCCAATCGTTTTTTCCGATAAAGTAGCGCTTAACTCATCCGGCGACAGCTTGTATGCGGCGCCATTGGAAAAATCCACAATTAAACCAATTAATCCTCCAAACACGATATTACCCCAAATCCATCCATCTGATTTTCTGGAAATTATCAGTTCAACCGGTTCATATCCCTCTTTTGCGATAAATGCCTTATATT belongs to Candidatus Zixiibacteriota bacterium and includes:
- a CDS encoding PEGA domain-containing protein, translating into MQKVHVTYLIIIIVLSLVFAGCASIIHGSKQNVKFQTSPSGAVVEVKDAMGVSYGWCETPCSIELKRKREYKAFIAKEGYEPVELIISRKSDGWIWGNIVFGGLIGLIVDFSNGAAYKLSPDELSATLSEKTIGQISINESDDAVLIFDFELLSQEEKAKLAGFSTINLSTN